The DNA segment ATACGGTTTCCGTAGACGGAACGGCGGTGGGCTCGCCGGACCGCTACACCTTCCACCACGTCAGCGCAGACCATCGGATCGAGGCGCTCTTCGCCCCACTGCCGACGCCCACACCAGTGCCGCCGACACCGACAGCCGCTCCCACATCGACGCCCGTGCCGCCGACGGCGACACCGGTTCCACCAACAGCCACGCCGGTTCCACCGACTGCCACGCCGGCTCCTACAAGTCCACCAACGACCATACCGCCGACGGCGACACCGGAACCAACAACAGCAACGACAACCACACCCCGACCAAATTACGTAGCGCCACTGACAAGCGGCGATGTCTCCGTCGGCAACGGGAACACCACCGGCCTCACCGTCTCCCCGCTGGGTCCTGCTGTGCAACAGTCATTGCTGGACTTCCTCAACAGTACCGAAAACGGCTCCAGTCACCCCCTCTGCAAGAAGGCCGATCCGGGATATCTCTGCGGCGGGAGGATCTCGGGGAGGCTCCTGAACGGCACAGAACAGGGTGTCTTCGTTATCCACACATCGGATATCTTCTGCCAACAAAAAGGGCACACACACCCAATAAAGGTATTTGCATTTAACGACTGGACCACATGCTGGGCGTGCATTCCTCCAGACACAGACAGCAGTGACGCCGCTTTCTGCCTTACCGAACCGGAATGTCTGCGCTACAGCTTGCGCGACCAGTCAATCTTCGATCTGGATGGCACCGTCTACGGGGTGGCTACCCAGGTAGCCCTCCTCGCTGTTCCGGTCCCCACAGCAATCCCCGATCCCACCGACACGCCCCCGAAAGGGGAGGGCGGCTGTTCCGCCGGGCTCCCGGCAACAACACTGCTCCTCGTGCTCGTTCCGGGGATCATCGTGCTGCTGCGGCGCTAGAATAACCGGCATCCGCCCATCAGCACGGGGCGGACCGACGGCCCGCCCCGCTCCATCCCTTGATGTAAGAAAAACCGAACGACCGATTCTCAAAGTCCTCGTTAGTTGTTGTCACCATCCACGATGTTGCCCAGGGCACCGAGGATGGAGCCCTCGCCCTTGCTGCCGCCCTTCTGCGGCGCCGCCCGGAGCATCCGTCCCGCCAGCCGGGAGAAGGGCAGCGACTGCAGCCACACCGTGCCGGGGCCGGTGAGCTCCGCCAGGAAGAGCCCCTCGCCGCCGAAGAGGGAGGTCTTGATGTTGCCGGCCTGATGGATCTCGAAGTTCACGCCGCTGTCGAAGGCTACCACGCAGCCGGTGTCCACCTTGACCGTCTCGCCCGGCCCTAGGTTGCGCTCCACCACCGTGCCGCCGGCATGGACGAAGACCAGCCCGTCGCCGATAAGCTTCTGCATGATGAAGCCCTCGCCGCCGAAGAGTCCGGTGAGGATCTTCCGCTGCAGATAGAGGTCGATGGAAACCCCCTTGGCGGCGCAGAGGAAGCTGTCCTTCTGGCAGACCAGCATCCCGCCCACGGTGGGCAGCGGGATAGGGAGCACGTTGCCCGGATAGGGCGCCCCGAAGGCCACGTGGCCCTTGCCGCTCCCCTTGTGCTGGAAGACCGTCATGAAGAGGCTCTCACCGGTGAAGACCCGCTTGCCGGCCCCCACCAGGCTCTGCAGAAAGCCGCCTCCCGAAGACTGCGCGGAACCGTCGCCGAAGATGGCCTCCATGTGGATGTCCGGTTCCATATACATCATGGCGCCCGCTTCGGCCACCACGCTCTCGCCGGGGTCGAGCTCCACCTCCACGAACTGCATCTCCGAGCCGAGGATCTTGTAGTCGATCACGTCGGCCTGCCCGCCACCGGGGGGCGGGGGCACATGGGTAGGGATCTCCCCGCCGCGGAGCTCGCTCACCTCGCTGATGGGTTTCCACTCCGTAAAGCCCTGGCGCCAGGCATAGCCGTTCTGCTTCTCCCGCACCTGGGCCTCCGCCTGCCCCTGCTCGAAGGGCCCCAAACGCCGACCGTCGTAGCTGAGATACCACTGTGTCATCGCCCTGCCTCCTTCTTCGATATGTTCTCCTGCGGCCTGTCGAGGGTTGCCACAGCAAACTTCATGCATACAGAGACGCGAGAGGTTCCGCATTTGCGCTACTGCTGTTCCCCCAGCACCCACAGAAGCGCTTCTATCTGCGTTTTGAGTACAGGGAGATCCCGGGAGGCCGTAATCCAGACAATCTCGGTATCAATCCCGAAATACCCGTGGACCAGCACATTCCGCATGCCGATGATCCTGTTCCAGTCGATATCCGGTGCCCGGTCCCGCACCTCCTGAGGCAGAGCCCGCACCGCCTCCCCAATGATCTGCAGATGCCAGACAAACCATCCCTGCAGCAGTTCATCTCCGTCAAAACGTTGGCGACCACAGTGGAGATACCGCTCGATCGCGGCAATGGACTCCAGGATATCCCGAAGGCGTTCTGCGGGCTCTCTCACAGCGGCAGGGCCTCCCGAAGCACCCGCTCCCGTATCCGGGGTCTCAATCCCCCCTCGGTCACGACATCCACCGGTCGGCCGAGAAGCTGTTGCACCTCATACTGGAATCCACCGAGATCCAGAAGCCCTCTGCCGGGCTCCATCTCCACGAGCAGATCGATATCGCTCGCGGCATCGGCCTCACCGCGGGCCACCGAACCGAAGACCCGGAGGTTACGCACGCCGTATCGCTCGCAGAGCCGGACAATATCCTTGCGATGCTCCTCGAGGAGCCGCGCAATAGTCATATCCTTCCCTCCCTGGCCCACCCGGAGAGGACGTCTCCAACCGCAACGCCTCTGCCGGGGGATCACTCCGTCAACACCTCCTCTGCAGTCCCACGCCACAGAAGAGATCCACCTGCCACGCGATAATGGTATCACAGTGAATCAAGGGGGAAGCGGGCCCGGCATTGCCTTCCTTTGCTCGAAGGTCCCCAAACGCCGACCGTCGTAGCTGAGATACCACTGTGTCATCGCCCTGCCTCCCTTTCTCCTGTCCCGGGATCGCTCTTTGTATTATTATAATCTCTCTCTGCTACGTTGCACACAAGGGCCCGACGCGATAGGGCCCATCAACTCAGTTATTTTTCTCTCCCCCAGACCACAGCCTATTGACTTTCCCTCTCTGCCCGACTATATTACGATTAGCTAAAACGTTTTTGGAGCGCTTCAACAAAAATGAAGCGGGGATGGAAGCATACGGAAGGATCGGAGAAAAGCGTGGAGATTCTGGGCACCGGCGTTGCTTTTGCTGTTCACCGTCGCAATTGCCGGCGGTTGCGGAGGAGGGGGAGGCGGCGGGGGAACACCCACACCGACACCCGGCCCATCGCCGACAGTGGCACCAACGGTAACACCTGGAGTGACGCCGACACCGACACCCGGGCCCGTGACCCATCAGGCCGGAATGGTCTGGGGGCACGGTATGGACGCCGCCAACTCCAATGACCTCGGCGGATTCACCGTTGAAGTGATGACCAACGCCATGGCTGCCGCGGGACTGCGGGAAGGGACAACGGCCACGGCCAACGAGCAGGGATACTTCAACCTCGAGCTCTCCCCGGACACGGGGATTGTGCTGCAGCTCACCAAGGACGGCTACCTCCCGCAGTATGTGGAGGTTGACGTCACTCAGGGCGAAACCACAACAATCAAGACCTTCCTGCGGCAGTCGGGCGCCAGCCAGGCCATCGATCCGGCTGCAGGCGGCACCGTGGAGGATACCGACAGTGGCGGGTCGATCACCATCCCGCCCAACGCGCTGGTTAAGGAGGACGGCACGCCTGCCGGTTCGGCCAATGTCACCTTTACCGCCGTCAAGCCCTCGGCACCAAACTATATGGATCAGTTCCCGGGGAGCTTCCTCGGCATCCCCACGGGAAGCGCCTCCGCTGCGAGATCGGGGAAGAGCCAGGAGGATCCGTCGCTGCTCCAGAGCTACGGCATCGTCAACATCAACGCCGCCGACGACGCCGGAAGTCCGCTCTACTTCGTTCCCAGCGAGGACATCACGATCCGCTACCCTGTGGATCCCACCGCCGATCCCGGCGCCACCGTCCCCTCCTGGTATCTGAACTTCACCGACGGGATCTGGCGCCAGACAGGGACGGCTACCAAATCGGGCGATGTCTTCGAGACGGTGGTCAGCGGCGACGACTTCGCCGGTTCCCCGCTGGCCAGGCAGAGCGGCCGGGCCAAGAGCGCAGAGTGGGTCGGCTGGGGCTGGAGAAACGGCGTGTGGATGAACATCGACCGCTGGATAGAAAACGAATCCACCAAGCGGGTCACCGTCAGGGATATCGACGGCAACCCCGTGCAGAACGCCACCGTCTATGTCCGCGGCAACGGCTACCAGAACCGCGGCTACACCAACAGCTCCGGCGTGGTGGAGCTGACCACGGCGCCTTCGGACGCCATCGCCGTCTGGGCCGTCAAAGGCAACGTGGGCTCCTCGGTGGTCAGCGAGACGGCCGCAGCTGCAGGACAGACCAAGGACAATACCCTTACCCTCTCCCAGTCGCGGGTCACCTTCACCATGCAGTGGGGCGCCGATCCCTCGGACCTGGACGCCCATCTCTTCCTGCCCGACGGCGACCACCAGACCCATGTCTACTATAACGCCAAGGGGAGCCTCACCGAGCAGCCCTATGCCTTGCTGGACACCGACGACAGATCGTCCTACGGTCCGGAGATCGTCACCATCACCCGGTTCTACGACGGCACCTACCATTACCTGGTGAAAAACTACAGCGGTCAGGCCTACGGGCCCATCGAGGACTCGGGCTGCAGCGTCACCCTTCTGGTGGGCGGCAGCATGTACCAGTGGAACGTGCCCACCAGTAACCCCAACAACCACCCCTGGTGGCACGTCTGCAACCTGGAGACCTCCGGCGACAGCGCCACGGTCACCGAGATCAACACCCTCAAGTCCGACGCCGACGTGCAGGGCCTCCTTCCATCCCGGCTGATGGACGAGGTCAAATGGTGACCACAGAGGCATAACAGGCTCTTCGCTCTTTGATCGAGGATACGGCCCGGGGCCTTCAGGCCCCGGGCCGTTGTGTACGCCGCTGCAGCAACCTCACATGCCCCCCCTGACGCTGTCCTTGACGGCGAAGACCTCCATCTCCAGGTCCTCCAGGCTGTTCCGCAGCTCGTGGATAGACTCCTCGTGCCCCGCCACCTCCTCGGGGAACTCCTCCAGGATGGCATCCAGCTGATACTGGGCCTTGCCGATAGACTGGATCACCTTCCAGAAGGACTTCTCCGGATCGGGCTGTTTCTGCCGGCGCATGCGCTCACCCCCCTCTCTGCCACACCGTTGTCCTCCCTACTATACAGGAGAGTCACCGGAACCCGGCACCAACCGGCGAGGCTCTGGTACACTTGCTGCGGGGTATTCTGCAGAACAAGACCAGCGAACGGAAAGAGGCGATCCAGCAGTGGCACAGTCGGTGGAAATCAACGGCAAACGGCTCGAAGAGAGCCTGCGGATCATGGGACGCATCGGATTCGTCAGCGACGAGCAGGGCATCTCCCGGCTCGCCCTCGGCGAGGCCGCCCGGGAGGCCCGGGAGCTCTTTGTCTCCTGGCTGGAGGAGGAGAACCTGGAGGTACGGATCGATCCGATCGGGAACATCTTCGGCATCCGCCCCGGACGTCGGGACGGCGACCCGGTGATCGCGGGATCCCACCTGGACACGGTCCACGAAGGGGGGGCCTTCGACGGCGCCCTGGGGGTGCTGGCCGGTCTGGAGGTCATCAGAAGCCTTAACGAGGGGAAGATCGAGACGGAGCATCCCGTGGCCGTGGCGGCCTTCACCAACGAGGAGGGGGTGCGCTTCCAGCCGGACATGATGGGAAGCATGGTCATGGCGGGCAAGCTCCCGCTCGAGGAGGCCCTGGCGGCCCGTGACGACGACGGCCGGACCGTCGGGGAGGAACTGGAACGCATCGGCTTCCGCGGGAGCGACAGCGTCACCCCCAAGGCCT comes from the Synergistales bacterium genome and includes:
- a CDS encoding DUF86 domain-containing protein; protein product: MREPAERLRDILESIAAIERYLHCGRQRFDGDELLQGWFVWHLQIIGEAVRALPQEVRDRAPDIDWNRIIGMRNVLVHGYFGIDTEIVWITASRDLPVLKTQIEALLWVLGEQQ
- a CDS encoding TIGR00266 family protein; protein product: MTQWYLSYDGRRLGPFEQGQAEAQVREKQNGYAWRQGFTEWKPISEVSELRGGEIPTHVPPPPGGGQADVIDYKILGSEMQFVEVELDPGESVVAEAGAMMYMEPDIHMEAIFGDGSAQSSGGGFLQSLVGAGKRVFTGESLFMTVFQHKGSGKGHVAFGAPYPGNVLPIPLPTVGGMLVCQKDSFLCAAKGVSIDLYLQRKILTGLFGGEGFIMQKLIGDGLVFVHAGGTVVERNLGPGETVKVDTGCVVAFDSGVNFEIHQAGNIKTSLFGGEGLFLAELTGPGTVWLQSLPFSRLAGRMLRAAPQKGGSKGEGSILGALGNIVDGDNN
- a CDS encoding nucleotidyltransferase family protein, translating into MTIARLLEEHRKDIVRLCERYGVRNLRVFGSVARGEADAASDIDLLVEMEPGRGLLDLGGFQYEVQQLLGRPVDVVTEGGLRPRIRERVLREALPL